A genomic stretch from Ureibacillus composti includes:
- a CDS encoding GerAB/ArcD/ProY family transporter, translating to MNNTLEIKNNQMINASLLFFVITGAQIGVGIHGFQNVVYDSAKQDSWISVIVSFMFAHIVMFIMIKTLEMYGGTNDLYGIQIDIYGKYIGNFFNLIYMFYCAFAFFAVCKNYIEVIVTWVFPQINPQFLYATLFIIVIYAFTGGLRVIVGVCFFSFFFSIWVLPTLLFVLPYANNNHLIPLLNDLMGIIKGTYAMTFTIVGFEIIYTLYPYVKEKKKVQKFSHLGLAGTMAGYLLLMLLAQAFFSGEQLTKTIWPTLSMFSIVRLPFFERIEIFTICSWMMIILPNLCLYMWASYRGMLRMIKISPTKYAWIFSILVLIATLFFRSRAEINMMNNILSKFAFYLIFIYPFVIFLLAWLKKKMTKSKQQVKQP from the coding sequence GTGAATAATACGCTTGAAATTAAAAACAATCAAATGATCAACGCTTCTCTTCTCTTTTTCGTCATTACAGGTGCACAAATTGGTGTTGGAATCCACGGTTTTCAGAATGTTGTTTATGATAGTGCCAAACAAGATTCATGGATCTCTGTCATTGTCAGTTTTATGTTCGCGCATATTGTTATGTTTATTATGATAAAAACATTAGAAATGTACGGTGGAACCAATGACTTGTATGGGATACAAATAGATATTTACGGAAAGTACATTGGGAATTTTTTTAATCTTATCTATATGTTTTATTGTGCTTTCGCATTTTTTGCTGTATGCAAAAACTATATTGAAGTTATTGTCACTTGGGTATTCCCTCAGATTAACCCTCAGTTTTTATACGCAACGCTCTTCATTATTGTGATTTATGCATTTACTGGGGGTTTAAGAGTCATTGTCGGGGTTTGTTTTTTCAGTTTCTTCTTCTCGATATGGGTTTTACCTACCCTGCTTTTTGTTTTGCCATATGCAAATAATAACCATTTAATTCCTTTATTAAATGATTTGATGGGCATCATAAAAGGTACTTATGCCATGACCTTTACGATTGTAGGGTTTGAAATTATTTATACTCTGTATCCTTATGTAAAAGAAAAGAAGAAGGTACAAAAATTTTCCCATTTAGGACTAGCTGGCACCATGGCAGGGTATCTCCTTTTAATGCTCTTAGCGCAAGCCTTTTTTAGCGGAGAGCAGTTAACAAAAACGATTTGGCCAACACTATCCATGTTTAGTATCGTCCGTCTACCCTTTTTTGAAAGAATAGAGATTTTTACAATTTGCTCATGGATGATGATCATATTACCTAATCTTTGTTTATATATGTGGGCTTCTTATCGTGGGATGTTAAGAATGATAAAAATAAGCCCAACAAAATATGCTTGGATCTTTTCTATTTTAGTGCTAATTGCCACTTTATTCTTTAGATCAAGAGCAGAAATTAACATGATGAACAATATTCTTTCCAAATTTGCATTTTATTTAATTTTTATTTACCCCTTTGTAATATTTCTTCTGGCATGGTTAAAAAAGAAGATGACTAAATCAAAGCAGCAGGTGAAACAACCTTGA
- a CDS encoding Ger(x)C family spore germination protein produces the protein MKKPTLIILIFCCTVLLMGCAEKRILERLSLPTLIGYDVNEENTEITTTTVIRQVSPEFESRIEIQSATAKTSKGTRMDTNLKTSRKLMAGQVRVILLSESLAKNGIEGALHTTMMNSEISTSVFLAVVEGDTKDLLEYQYPSIKDIGQHIFNLIDQNVDKRLTVSSTVHEVARDQYSPYKNTVLPIIKRQKESIMIKDVGLFHKGKLVGKLPSKDVFYILLARRDVKHGTLELLLPQDGFDIDDSKQELQIDKLPIAIDSLDSKRSIKIVNADTPEFDITIKADCRLLEIHRSVEISKMEILKKIEKAVNKEIKKELERVIKYGQEVGSDVFGFGDYYFTHTRNPHITEEEWTEKFKNMKVNIKTDIRVLRNGVFE, from the coding sequence TTGAAAAAACCAACTTTAATCATTTTGATCTTTTGTTGTACGGTTCTTTTGATGGGATGTGCGGAAAAAAGAATACTTGAACGTCTTAGTTTACCAACACTGATTGGTTATGATGTTAATGAAGAAAATACGGAAATCACCACAACCACTGTCATTCGGCAAGTGAGTCCAGAATTTGAAAGTCGAATCGAAATACAATCTGCCACAGCTAAAACTAGTAAAGGAACACGAATGGATACGAATTTAAAAACATCAAGAAAACTTATGGCCGGACAAGTGAGAGTAATTTTGTTAAGCGAATCTTTAGCAAAAAACGGAATAGAGGGCGCACTTCATACGACCATGATGAATTCAGAAATCAGTACAAGTGTGTTTTTAGCCGTTGTGGAAGGAGATACAAAGGATTTACTTGAATATCAATATCCAAGCATTAAAGATATTGGTCAACATATCTTTAATTTAATTGATCAAAATGTAGATAAACGACTTACCGTCTCTTCAACAGTTCATGAAGTGGCTAGAGATCAGTATTCACCATACAAAAATACGGTCTTACCGATTATAAAAAGACAAAAAGAAAGTATTATGATTAAGGACGTTGGTCTGTTCCACAAAGGGAAATTAGTTGGGAAGCTACCGTCAAAGGACGTATTTTATATCCTGTTGGCGCGAAGGGATGTTAAACACGGGACACTTGAACTTTTGTTGCCACAAGATGGATTTGATATAGATGATTCAAAACAGGAATTACAAATCGATAAACTCCCGATCGCAATCGATTCACTTGATTCTAAAAGGTCGATTAAAATAGTAAATGCAGACACACCGGAATTCGATATTACGATTAAAGCTGATTGCAGATTATTAGAGATTCACAGAAGCGTTGAAATCAGCAAAATGGAAATTTTAAAAAAAATAGAGAAAGCCGTAAATAAAGAAATAAAAAAGGAATTAGAAAGAGTCATAAAATACGGTCAAGAAGTTGGTTCTGATGTTTTTGGTTTCGGCGACTACTATTTCACCCATACAAGAAATCCGCATATAACAGAAGAAGAATGGACGGAAAAATTCAAAAACATGAAAGTGAACATCAAAACCGATATCAGAGTCCTTCGTAACGGGGTGTTTGAATAG
- a CDS encoding spore germination protein, with amino-acid sequence MWFKKKGKHSQKKRHEEAEHPTSLNQNDDATTPEQGENVAGKDSVQQQTGQIGSNSKIVIREAPKFPGINDIGIPSQPFHHDINEIPSSPSQHASLQQPNTQSHNKGPGGNLNIATQNQDPLQAKNWDESNGSNTPYNQPENMESGGLFSIFKNPIVAQTSEDGAQSKNPQNLQQDNLPGAKFLKKNAKQGMQFGAQGQNQGAQQGMQQGMQGQFQSPQQGMQQGMQGQFQSPQQGMQQGDQGQNQSPQQGMQGQFQSPQQGMQQGMQGPYQSPQQGMQPEMQGQFQSPQQGMQQGMQGQFQSPQQGMQPEMQGQFQSPQQGMQPGAQGQNQGNQQESQQSNDSGSSTQSQPVSQSDQSNLTTLNEQGQGHSPKILKDSSDHSSNQTSPLQTPGIEQLNNPDPLQELTSNKANDAVSFFREVPTDQQKDNHITSSQVGAMNKGAGEALQSQSSGSNTNQAGQEEVSNPSESAAFINAIQEKTHYPADLVVRIVTEKISILYFENLIESNFLNEFILKYLQETNHNEPESISGNLSIPGVELATDINKTVNSMLNGVVCIHLNGHSQIVLAKIPARESRGLSAPENESQVIGSQVGFNENLSTNISLIRRYIVNPNLSNEKFRLGKQTNTSVSLLYIDGIAADEHVNTVRQRLSNLSIADLIDSASLVELIEDSSLSLFPQMLLTERPDRFCDGLLSGKVGIVVDGSSMAILAPISFIEFFQSKEDSNLRWPVATFVRLLRFVAIFISIYFTPLYVASLTFHYEVIPQPLLVPLSESRAIVPFPPILEAIFLELIIELLREAGARLPTKVGQTIGIVGGIVLGTAAVQAGITSNILIIIIALCALSSFTTPNYMMGNVIRVIRFPIILCAGFWGYYGIMLTLCILLVHLLRQTSLGGPYLAPFYPARLKDWPDSIVRLPMPFISRQTINSRIITNKKKKKRS; translated from the coding sequence ATGTGGTTTAAGAAAAAAGGAAAACATTCACAGAAGAAAAGGCACGAAGAAGCAGAACATCCGACTTCTCTTAACCAAAATGATGATGCAACTACACCTGAGCAAGGAGAAAACGTTGCGGGAAAAGATTCAGTTCAGCAGCAGACTGGACAAATAGGATCAAATTCAAAAATTGTGATTAGAGAAGCTCCAAAGTTTCCCGGAATCAACGACATCGGCATTCCGAGTCAACCTTTTCACCATGATATAAATGAGATCCCTTCCTCTCCTTCTCAACATGCATCATTACAACAACCAAATACACAAAGTCATAATAAAGGACCAGGTGGAAACCTTAACATAGCGACACAGAATCAAGATCCCCTTCAAGCGAAAAACTGGGATGAATCGAACGGCTCGAATACTCCATATAACCAGCCTGAGAATATGGAGTCAGGGGGTTTATTTTCAATATTTAAAAACCCGATTGTCGCCCAAACAAGTGAAGATGGAGCACAGAGTAAAAATCCACAAAACTTGCAGCAAGACAATCTACCGGGCGCTAAGTTTTTAAAGAAAAATGCTAAGCAAGGCATGCAATTTGGTGCGCAAGGGCAAAATCAAGGCGCTCAACAAGGCATGCAACAAGGAATGCAAGGGCAATTCCAAAGCCCTCAACAAGGCATGCAACAAGGAATGCAAGGGCAATTCCAAAGCCCTCAACAAGGCATGCAACAAGGCGATCAAGGACAAAACCAAAGCCCTCAACAAGGCATGCAAGGGCAATTCCAAAGCCCTCAACAAGGCATGCAACAAGGAATGCAAGGGCCATACCAAAGCCCTCAACAAGGCATGCAACCAGAAATGCAAGGGCAATTCCAAAGCCCTCAACAAGGCATGCAACAAGGAATGCAAGGGCAATTCCAAAGCCCTCAACAAGGCATGCAACCAGAAATGCAAGGGCAATTCCAAAGCCCTCAACAAGGCATGCAACCAGGGGCTCAAGGACAAAACCAAGGCAATCAACAGGAATCACAACAATCAAATGATTCTGGTTCATCTACTCAAAGTCAACCAGTTAGTCAGAGCGATCAATCAAATTTAACGACGTTAAACGAGCAGGGACAAGGACATTCTCCTAAGATTTTGAAAGATTCGTCGGATCATTCGAGTAATCAGACTTCGCCATTACAAACACCTGGAATCGAACAGTTAAATAATCCTGATCCTCTGCAAGAATTGACTTCAAATAAGGCGAATGATGCCGTTTCGTTCTTTCGGGAAGTCCCTACTGATCAGCAAAAAGATAATCATATTACCTCTTCCCAAGTAGGCGCAATGAACAAAGGCGCAGGAGAAGCACTACAATCACAGTCTTCGGGAAGTAATACAAATCAAGCAGGTCAAGAAGAAGTTAGCAATCCATCTGAAAGTGCAGCTTTTATAAATGCAATTCAAGAGAAAACGCATTATCCAGCAGATTTAGTTGTGCGTATTGTTACTGAGAAAATATCGATTCTCTATTTTGAGAATTTGATCGAAAGCAATTTCCTTAACGAGTTTATTCTTAAATATTTACAAGAAACGAATCATAATGAGCCGGAATCTATTTCAGGGAATCTTTCTATTCCTGGAGTTGAACTCGCCACTGATATTAATAAAACAGTGAACTCCATGTTGAATGGTGTAGTTTGTATTCACTTAAATGGTCATTCCCAAATTGTATTAGCGAAAATACCAGCACGTGAATCTCGCGGATTATCCGCACCTGAAAATGAATCACAAGTAATTGGTTCCCAAGTTGGATTTAATGAGAATTTATCGACTAATATTTCATTAATTCGTAGATATATCGTCAATCCGAATCTCTCGAATGAAAAATTTAGACTTGGGAAACAAACGAATACTTCCGTTTCCCTTCTTTATATAGATGGGATTGCAGCTGATGAACATGTCAATACGGTACGACAAAGACTGTCTAATCTCTCTATTGCCGATTTGATCGATAGTGCATCACTTGTTGAGTTGATTGAAGACAGCTCACTTTCCCTCTTTCCTCAAATGCTTTTAACGGAACGACCTGACCGATTTTGTGATGGGTTATTATCAGGGAAAGTTGGGATTGTGGTTGATGGAAGTTCGATGGCGATTCTTGCTCCAATTTCATTTATTGAATTTTTCCAAAGTAAGGAAGACTCAAATTTACGTTGGCCTGTTGCAACATTTGTCAGGTTATTACGATTTGTAGCCATCTTTATTTCGATTTATTTTACACCTTTATATGTTGCGTCCCTGACGTTTCACTATGAAGTTATTCCACAACCACTTTTAGTCCCTTTAAGTGAATCGAGGGCGATTGTTCCGTTCCCTCCGATTTTAGAGGCCATTTTTTTAGAATTAATTATTGAATTACTTCGCGAAGCCGGCGCTCGCTTACCAACAAAAGTTGGTCAAACGATTGGGATCGTTGGAGGGATTGTCCTTGGAACAGCTGCAGTACAAGCGGGGATTACGAGTAATATCCTGATTATAATCATCGCGTTATGTGCGTTGTCTTCCTTTACAACACCCAATTATATGATGGGTAATGTAATCCGAGTGATCCGATTCCCAATTATTCTTTGTGCAGGTTTTTGGGGCTATTACGGGATTATGCTTACTTTATGTATTTTGCTCGTTCATCTATTGAGACAAACTTCATTAGGTGGGCCATATTTAGCACCATTTTATCCGGCAAGGTTGAAAGATTGGCCAGACAGTATTGTTCGACTGCCAATGCCATTTATTAGTAGACAAACCATTAATTCAAGAATAATTACCAATAAGAAAAAGAAAAAAAGATCATGA
- a CDS encoding SDR family oxidoreductase — translation MKKYALVVGASGAIGSAICAELANNGWSLYLHYNSTAERVHEHTEQLHAKYPDQEFIPVQADFAQDDGAEHLAKQLFTLQAVVFAGGHAFFGLIEDTPVEEMSKLWKVHVQNPMRLLALTSKKLRVNLVSYVLFIGSIWGEAGAAGESVYSAVKGAQHAFVKSYAKEVAFNQIRVNAIAPGFIDTVMNQQLDEEERASINDEIPLGYAGSTEDVAKMVSFYLSGQADYVTGQIIRLNGGWYI, via the coding sequence ATGAAAAAATATGCCCTAGTAGTTGGCGCTTCCGGAGCTATCGGAAGTGCCATTTGTGCTGAACTAGCAAATAACGGTTGGTCTCTTTATCTTCATTATAATAGTACGGCGGAACGGGTCCACGAGCACACAGAGCAACTACACGCCAAATACCCGGATCAAGAATTCATCCCAGTACAAGCGGATTTCGCCCAAGATGATGGCGCGGAACACCTAGCAAAACAACTGTTTACACTACAAGCAGTTGTTTTCGCCGGTGGACATGCTTTTTTTGGATTAATAGAAGATACGCCTGTTGAGGAAATGTCCAAGCTTTGGAAAGTGCACGTCCAAAATCCGATGCGATTACTCGCACTTACGTCGAAAAAGCTTCGAGTGAATTTGGTGAGCTACGTGCTGTTCATCGGTTCCATCTGGGGTGAAGCAGGTGCTGCAGGTGAATCGGTTTACTCTGCAGTGAAGGGCGCTCAGCATGCATTCGTGAAATCCTACGCGAAAGAAGTGGCCTTTAATCAAATCCGAGTAAATGCCATCGCGCCTGGTTTCATTGATACAGTCATGAACCAGCAATTAGATGAAGAGGAACGCGCATCCATTAATGATGAAATCCCATTAGGCTACGCCGGCTCAACCGAAGACGTCGCCAAAATGGTTTCCTTCTATCTAAGTGGACAAGCCGATTACGTCACGGGCCAAATTATTCGGTTGAATGGTGGATGGTATATTTAG
- a CDS encoding pitrilysin family protein yields the protein MQAIEFNQLGETLYYKKLNNGLDVYILPKKGFSKTFVTFTTKYGSIDRTFVPIGESEAITVPDGIAHFLEHKMFEKEEGDVFQKFSESGASANAFTSFTRTAYLFSATDHIYTSTETLLNFVQEPYFTEKTVEKEKGIIGQEITMYDDQPDWRLYFGAIENMYHTHPVKIDIAGTIESIDKITADHLYTCYNTFYHPSNMLLFVVGNVDQTEMMAFIEDNQNKKEFPEPTPIERHFEEEPTDVAIKDRVLNMDVQKPKVYVGLKAKRVDLSGDEMLKHELAVQIALECLFGRASNFYTEVYEGGLIDESFAYDFSLEKGYGFALIGSDSKDPDKLVEAIKNELKKAEDPSYFDAEAVERIKRKKIGFFLRALNSMEFIANQFTRYEFNEMNLFDAVPTIEKITVEDIVKEFDTIQGETQQTVFKVLPMSEKKA from the coding sequence ATGCAAGCAATTGAGTTTAATCAATTAGGGGAAACGTTATATTATAAAAAATTAAACAATGGGTTAGATGTGTATATTTTACCAAAAAAAGGATTCTCGAAAACATTCGTGACGTTCACTACGAAATATGGTTCGATCGATCGTACGTTTGTTCCAATCGGAGAGTCTGAAGCAATTACAGTGCCAGACGGGATTGCCCACTTTCTTGAGCACAAAATGTTCGAAAAAGAAGAAGGCGACGTATTCCAAAAGTTCAGTGAATCAGGGGCGTCTGCAAATGCGTTCACATCTTTCACTAGAACTGCTTACCTATTTTCTGCCACAGACCACATCTACACAAGCACAGAAACTTTATTAAATTTCGTGCAAGAACCTTACTTCACGGAAAAAACGGTGGAAAAAGAAAAAGGAATTATTGGCCAGGAAATAACGATGTACGATGACCAACCAGATTGGCGCTTGTATTTCGGTGCGATTGAAAATATGTACCACACGCACCCGGTGAAAATCGACATCGCAGGTACAATCGAATCGATCGATAAAATCACAGCGGATCATTTATATACTTGTTACAATACGTTCTATCATCCGTCTAACATGCTTCTTTTCGTTGTAGGAAACGTGGACCAAACGGAAATGATGGCGTTTATCGAAGACAATCAAAACAAAAAAGAATTCCCAGAACCAACACCGATTGAGCGTCATTTCGAAGAGGAACCAACAGACGTGGCGATTAAAGATCGTGTACTAAATATGGACGTTCAAAAGCCAAAAGTGTATGTGGGATTAAAAGCAAAACGCGTTGACTTAAGTGGCGATGAAATGCTAAAACACGAACTTGCGGTTCAAATCGCGTTAGAATGCTTATTTGGCCGTGCCTCTAATTTCTATACAGAAGTGTATGAAGGCGGCTTAATTGATGAATCCTTCGCCTATGACTTCTCATTAGAAAAAGGTTACGGGTTTGCTTTAATTGGTTCGGATTCAAAAGACCCAGACAAACTTGTAGAAGCAATTAAAAATGAGTTGAAAAAAGCTGAAGATCCTTCTTATTTTGATGCAGAAGCTGTTGAGCGAATTAAACGCAAAAAAATCGGGTTCTTCTTACGTGCACTAAACTCAATGGAATTTATTGCCAACCAATTTACGCGTTATGAATTTAATGAGATGAACTTATTTGACGCAGTACCGACAATCGAAAAAATCACAGTAGAAGATATCGTGAAAGAATTCGATACTATTCAAGGTGAAACACAACAAACAGTGTTCAAAGTTTTACCAATGAGCGAGAAGAAGGCATAA
- a CDS encoding pitrilysin family protein, whose protein sequence is MFLTTKLANGVSLHIRQTSQFKTVNFAFKFSRPLTVQDAAERAVLANVLQHSNAKFPKSAAFRSYLDDLYGTVLYFDSAKRGDLLKVLLNIETVNEQYLSTGDVLNKVIDLIKTVVFEPNFENGQFVSSIVEREKEMVKQRIESVFDDKTRYAHQRLSQIMRPNHPASISANGTIETVDQITPESLTKAYQSMIDEDQIDIYVVGDVDVEAIKSQLQSALQFSDRDLKKPENPKTELKAEKEYTKETQDMKQGKLHIGYSTPIFFGDEDFPKMQVFNGVFGGYAHSKLFMNVRERESLAYYASSSYSSHYGLIYVVSGIEPSKEKKATEVIAEQLEAMKNGEISDLELAQTRAMLKNNLKEALDLARGQIDIFDQYKDLNEAFSIDTWTKRWDEVTKEDIQKVASQVKLEAIYFLCGKEDTQDASN, encoded by the coding sequence TTGTTTTTAACAACAAAATTGGCGAATGGCGTTTCGTTGCATATTCGACAAACATCACAATTTAAAACGGTGAATTTTGCATTCAAATTTTCACGACCTTTAACAGTGCAAGATGCTGCAGAGCGTGCAGTTTTAGCGAATGTATTGCAACATAGTAATGCGAAGTTTCCGAAGTCTGCAGCGTTCCGTAGTTATTTAGATGACTTATACGGAACGGTTTTATATTTTGACTCAGCAAAGCGCGGTGACTTGCTGAAAGTTCTATTAAATATCGAAACAGTCAATGAGCAATACCTTTCAACCGGCGATGTTTTAAATAAAGTCATTGACCTGATCAAAACCGTAGTATTTGAACCGAATTTTGAAAACGGGCAGTTCGTTTCAAGCATCGTGGAACGTGAAAAAGAAATGGTGAAACAACGTATTGAATCCGTTTTTGATGATAAAACAAGATACGCGCACCAACGTTTATCTCAAATCATGCGTCCAAATCATCCCGCTTCGATTTCTGCCAACGGAACAATTGAAACGGTTGATCAAATCACGCCAGAATCCTTAACAAAAGCGTATCAATCTATGATTGATGAAGATCAAATTGATATTTACGTGGTTGGGGATGTTGATGTAGAAGCTATAAAATCGCAGCTGCAATCGGCTCTTCAATTCAGCGATCGCGACCTGAAAAAACCAGAAAATCCAAAAACAGAATTAAAAGCTGAAAAGGAATATACAAAAGAAACACAAGACATGAAACAAGGGAAACTGCATATCGGGTACAGCACGCCAATTTTCTTTGGTGATGAAGACTTCCCGAAAATGCAAGTATTCAACGGAGTCTTTGGTGGCTATGCCCATTCCAAATTGTTCATGAATGTACGTGAGCGTGAATCCCTTGCTTATTATGCGTCTAGCTCGTATTCATCGCATTATGGATTAATTTATGTGGTATCTGGAATCGAGCCTTCGAAAGAAAAGAAAGCGACCGAAGTTATTGCGGAACAACTGGAAGCAATGAAAAACGGTGAAATTTCTGATTTAGAATTAGCGCAAACAAGAGCGATGTTAAAAAACAACTTAAAAGAAGCGCTTGATTTAGCGCGTGGTCAAATCGATATTTTTGACCAATACAAAGATTTAAATGAGGCGTTCTCCATCGACACATGGACAAAACGTTGGGATGAAGTCACAAAAGAAGATATTCAAAAAGTGGCGTCGCAAGTTAAGCTAGAAGCCATTTACTTCTTATGTGGAAAGGAGGACACACAGGATGCAAGCAATTGA
- a CDS encoding DUF3231 family protein — protein sequence MEKIKPFNETLTSAEMGKLWITYSGNTMARCILRYYLQHVDDPDIKKVVENALQLSEKIVEEIKDIFIHENFPIPYGFTENDVNLNAPRLFADEFYLWYLQYTGKAGMSIYSIAIPLMTREDIRDLFSNILRDTVKLLSKVNQTLTEKGFYIEPPQIPTPEKVDFIKKQSFLNGFFGEVRPLHAMEITHIYDTTENNLASKALLIGFSQVAESEWLRKYFIRGKELTNKHIEICSDQLHNSNLPSLPLKDHLVSESTVSPFSDKIMLAHKIDMFSMKIRTAGNALSLNGRKDIAKIYSKFLMDIGLYVEDGIKHMIDEGWMEQPPLAVDRAKLASD from the coding sequence ATGGAAAAAATTAAACCATTCAATGAAACACTAACATCTGCCGAAATGGGAAAACTGTGGATAACGTATAGTGGGAATACGATGGCAAGATGTATTCTTCGTTATTATCTTCAACACGTCGATGACCCAGACATCAAAAAAGTTGTAGAAAATGCCTTACAATTAAGTGAAAAAATCGTGGAAGAAATTAAAGATATCTTCATTCATGAAAATTTTCCAATACCCTATGGCTTTACGGAAAATGATGTGAACTTAAATGCGCCAAGGTTATTTGCAGATGAATTTTATCTTTGGTATTTACAATATACTGGTAAAGCAGGAATGAGTATTTATTCAATCGCCATACCTCTCATGACAAGAGAAGACATCCGAGATTTGTTTAGCAATATTTTAAGGGACACAGTCAAATTACTATCAAAGGTTAATCAAACCTTAACGGAAAAAGGGTTTTATATCGAGCCCCCACAAATTCCAACACCAGAAAAGGTTGACTTTATTAAAAAGCAAAGTTTTCTAAATGGCTTTTTTGGGGAAGTTCGACCTCTCCATGCAATGGAGATTACACATATCTACGATACTACCGAAAATAATTTAGCCAGCAAAGCGTTACTTATCGGGTTTAGTCAAGTTGCAGAAAGTGAATGGCTTCGCAAATATTTTATAAGAGGAAAAGAGTTAACCAATAAGCATATTGAAATTTGCTCTGATCAACTGCATAATTCCAATTTGCCATCTCTGCCACTAAAAGATCACTTAGTAAGTGAATCTACCGTTTCTCCATTTTCTGATAAAATCATGCTCGCCCATAAGATTGACATGTTTTCAATGAAAATTAGAACAGCTGGCAATGCGCTCTCTTTGAACGGAAGAAAAGATATAGCAAAAATTTATTCAAAATTCTTAATGGATATTGGACTCTACGTTGAAGATGGCATCAAACATATGATTGATGAAGGGTGGATGGAACAACCACCATTAGCAGTTGATCGTGCTAAATTAGCTTCAGATTAG
- a CDS encoding DUF3243 domain-containing protein produces the protein MALLENWEKWTSFLGDQVKNAQEMGLPKQVIDTTAKQIGDYLAKNVDPKNEQERVLADLWSVAGDEEKHALANCVVKLVQSRKLQ, from the coding sequence ATGGCATTATTAGAAAACTGGGAAAAGTGGACGTCATTCTTAGGTGACCAAGTTAAAAACGCGCAAGAAATGGGTTTGCCGAAACAAGTAATTGATACAACAGCGAAACAAATCGGTGACTACCTTGCGAAAAACGTTGACCCGAAAAATGAGCAAGAACGTGTACTTGCTGATCTTTGGAGCGTTGCCGGTGATGAAGAGAAGCATGCCCTAGCGAACTGCGTTGTAAAACTAGTTCAATCTCGCAAATTACAATAA
- a CDS encoding DUF3231 family protein, with product MNNENIRLTSSEIAAFWTTYMNVSMIKQLIGYLLKHIQDSDIKPLVQTAYETAAKHLEELELIFEKEHFAKPNGFSEEDVNMDAPWLYTDTFSLNYVSHMARVAMVTYSGFLGISYKKEVRDSFTEALREVTQIYNHALDIALAKGITSRHPYIEVPSETDYVDSKKYFSGLNPFSEKRPLNAIEITHLYMNVVNNTLGAKLSISFAQTSPTKEVQEFMVRSNEVAQKHIKVFADIMMKEEMIPPNTPDVSLSNSTTQTFSDRLMMFQMALLTATGIGNYATSASVSQRSDLAMNYERLSAEISKLAKSGADLMIQNGWMEQPPGIKDRGKLIKDKEKADQ from the coding sequence ATGAATAATGAAAACATACGTTTAACATCCTCTGAAATTGCTGCATTTTGGACGACCTATATGAATGTGAGTATGATTAAGCAACTTATAGGTTATTTGTTAAAGCACATACAAGATTCAGACATCAAGCCATTAGTACAGACAGCATATGAAACAGCAGCCAAGCATTTAGAAGAATTAGAATTAATATTTGAAAAAGAACATTTCGCAAAACCAAATGGCTTTTCAGAAGAAGATGTCAACATGGATGCACCATGGCTGTATACTGATACTTTTAGTTTAAATTATGTAAGCCATATGGCGAGGGTTGCCATGGTAACTTACAGTGGGTTTCTAGGAATAAGTTATAAAAAAGAGGTTCGCGATTCTTTTACAGAAGCCTTAAGAGAAGTCACACAAATTTATAATCATGCTTTGGATATCGCCTTAGCAAAAGGAATTACCTCAAGACATCCATATATTGAAGTACCTTCAGAAACGGATTATGTTGATAGTAAAAAATATTTTAGTGGGTTAAATCCATTTAGTGAGAAACGTCCACTGAATGCCATTGAAATTACACATTTATATATGAATGTTGTAAATAATACACTTGGGGCAAAATTAAGCATTTCATTTGCACAAACATCCCCTACAAAAGAAGTTCAAGAATTTATGGTTCGTTCAAATGAAGTTGCACAGAAACATATTAAAGTGTTTGCTGATATTATGATGAAAGAAGAAATGATTCCACCAAATACGCCTGATGTGAGTCTAAGTAATTCAACTACTCAAACATTTTCGGATCGATTAATGATGTTCCAAATGGCTCTTCTAACAGCTACAGGAATTGGAAACTATGCGACGTCGGCTTCCGTAAGTCAGCGAAGTGATTTGGCAATGAATTATGAACGGTTGTCAGCAGAAATTTCAAAGCTCGCTAAAAGTGGGGCAGACCTAATGATTCAAAATGGATGGATGGAGCAACCGCCAGGAATTAAAGATCGTGGAAAGTTAATAAAGGATAAAGAAAAAGCTGATCAGTAA